TgtgtatgtccctctctctctcctcctccactgacGATAAGGGAACTCACTAGTGACTAAAGTATCTAGTGACCTGACTAAGCATCTCTTTGCTCCATGCACCTTGGAAGGAACCACTTACTAGGGAGAATAGGGGGGGAGGGTACTCTTTGCCTGATCCAGTTAGTGTGCCCCCTCTGCCAAATACCTCTGACCGATCGTTTAGTAAATAATAATGATAAAACGTGGGCTTAGAAATTACGTTTAGTCATGAATTTAACATCTGAACATTTTAAAACGGGACAAATATGAGGAGGCATGTGCCTCTGTACCCCCTATGTTACTTGATATAACCACGTCAGCATCGAGTAAAAGCCTCAATCTCCCTAGTAAGTGGTTCCTTCCTGTTGCTGTTTGTATCATATTGTTAATACAATTCAGGGAATGTTATAATGAAATTAATCTGTGTGTCCTTTCCATCCCCATCCATCACCTTTTCCATCACCATCCATTCATCCTTGAGCACAGGTGGACATGAGCTGGAGCAGCTTTAACAAGGGGGATGTGTTCCTGCTTGACCTGGGCAACCTCATCATCCAGTGGAACGGACCCAAGAGCAACCGTATGGAAAGACTCAAGGTAAGGAGCCATTTTATACCACAGCTATAGAGAAATACAGTACTAGATGAACATCACTTTATGGGTGACAATGTCTTCATCTAAACCCCAAGTTTTCAGGAAGTGAAACAGTGGATGGGTTGCACTTttagttgttttttttttaactttggtGCATGAATGTGATAGGTGAAATCATGGGTCAAACAACATTGCCTTCACACCTCCAGGCATATCAGATCAGTGATAACCACGAAGAAGAGAAGTGAGGAAGGGTGCATTCTTTAAGGATTCAAACAAGGCCCCTAAGTAGGAAGACCTCTGCCTATAAACTTAGCCCTTACAGCATGGAAAAGCATCAAATGAAGACTGGATTGTGGTTCCAATGGCTCAGTGGGGTAGAAGAATCGTGAATGTCGACCGTTCTGTAAGGTTCATGTTGTCGCGGTTGTTGTTCTTTGCAGGGAATGACTCTAGCCAAGGACATCCGTGACAGGGAAAGAGGGGGACGGGCGCAGGTTAGCGTGGTGGAAGGTGACGACGAGAAGTCTTCCGAGGAGGCCATGAAGCTGATGAAGCAGCACCTGGGAGAGACGAGACGCGACATCAGGGACAGCATCGCGTCTGATGACGTGGTCGAACAGAAGCTGAGGTCCAGCGTCAAGCTCTTCCAGTGAGTGCTGACCACTTCAGGGATGTTTATAACCTCCTTAGGATCTGTCATAGACATTATAGCCCCTTTGTGACCTGTCATAGATATTATAAACTCTTATGACTGACATTTCATGGACATTATAACCTCGTATGACCTGtcatagatatatactgtagCAGATGTGAACTAGCTAGTGAGAGTTAGCCATCATGCAGTATGTTACCCGGTTGGCACGCTTCTCATTATTATAGAATTTTTGTGAAAAATAACAGAATTATGTTTGTTCTGTGCAGTATCTCAGATGCCCAGGGGAACCTTGTGGTGCAGGAGGTAGCAGTAAAGCCTCTGTCTCAGGACCTGTTGAATCACGAGGTCAGACTCCTTGTCAATCATGGAAAGGGGAGGGAGCATGTTAAAGGGGAAGGGTTTTGGTGGCACTTTAGCTTACAGTGCTGAAATAACAGGGTAATGTCCGGAAAGTAATAGGAAACAACAGGGAAATAAGGCAGTAACGACCAGATACGAACGTGGTAATAACCCATTAATAGTTTGCTTGTAGCTGctaaatacttacagtaccagtcaaaagtttggacacacctactcattcaagggttttcttttatttttactattttctacattgtagaataatagtgaagacatcaaaactataaaataacacatatgggatcatgtagtaacaaatcaaaatatattttagattttagattcttcaaagtacacacccgttgccttgatgacagctttgcacactcttggcattctctcaaccagcttcataaggattgcttttgcaacagtcttgaaggagttcccacatatgatgagcacttgttggctgcttttccttcactctgcagtccaactcatcccaaaccatttcaactgggttgaggttgggggattgtggaggccaggtcatctgatgcagcactccatcactctccttcttgggcaaatagcccttacacagcttggaggtgtgttgagtcattgtcctgttgaaaaacaaatgatagtcccactaagcgcaaaccagatgggatgacgtttcactgcagaatgctgtggtagccatgctggttaagtgggccttgaattttcaataaatcattgacagtgtcaccagcaaagcacccctacaccgcctcctccatgcttcacggtgggaactacacatgcagagatcatctgttcacctactctgcgtcccaCAAAGAcatagcggttggaaccaaaaatctcaaacttggactcatcagaccaaaggacagatttccaccggtctaatgtccattgctcgtttttcttggtccaagcaagtctcttcttcttattggtgtcctttagtagtggtttctttgcagcaattcaaccatgaaggcctgattcatgcaggcTCTGCTGAACAgtagatgttgagatgtgtgtgttacttgaacttggtgaagcatttatttgggctgcaatctgaggtgcagttaactctaatgaacttatcctctgcagcagaggtaactctgggtcttcctttcctgtggtgctcctcatgagagccagtttcatcatagcgcttgatggtttttgcgactgcactcgaagaaactttcaaagttcttgaaatgttccgaattcactgaccttcatgtcttaaagaaatgagggactgttgtttctcgtggcttatttgagctgttcttgccataatattgacttggtcttttaccaaatagggatatctaaTGTATACCACGTTCGTATCTGGTTGTTGCCATCTTATTTCCCTGTTGTTTCCTGTTAATTTCCGGTCGTTACCCTGTTGTTTCCACAGCTACATACTAACTATTAACAGGTTGTTACCACATTCTTACCTGGTCATTGCCGTCTTATTTCCCTGTTGTTTCCTGTTACTTTCCGGATATTACCCTCTTGTTTCAGCACTTTTATCCACAATTTAAAGTATGTGGGCATGCGCCATGAAATCATATTGACTGAGCTTGTGCATAATAAAATGATTAGGCTCATAAAAGAATGAGAAAATGATAAGGATATACTCTTAGACGTGGTGTATTGGCCATATCAcaaccccccgaggtgccttattgctattataaacttgttaccaatgtaattagagcagtaaaaatgagTGTCTAGTCAAACCTGTGTTATGCGGTCTGATATacaacagctgtcagccaatcagcattcagggcttgaaccacccagtttataacaaacattaggaacaccttcctaatattgagttgcaacccccaggttcccctggtcagtctatgtaatggaaagagaaggtgttcttaatgttttgttcactcagtgtacatCTCCTTCAATATTACATCTCCGTCAATATAACTAGCCGACAGATGAACAAATTATATGTTGGAAAAAATGTAAGTGAAAAAATAGACTCAGATGAAACCATCCGATACagctcctttaaatgttgatatttggttgttgtcaaccaaacacaattcactaTTACTTTTGTacataatacagtaaatagcttaAAGTtaagcggcaatcagcagttgctacatacatttttggacttataaattcatgataaagttgaagtcggaagtttacatacacattagccaaatacaattcctgacatttaatccaagtaaaaattccctgtcttaggtcagttaggatcaccactttattttaagagtgtgaaatgtccgaataatagtagagagaattatttacgtcaacatttatttctttcatcacattcccagtgggtcagaagtttacatactataagtatttggtagcattgacttttcatttgggtcaaatgtttcgggtagccttccacaagcttcccacaataagttgggtgcattttggcccattcctcctgacagagctggtgtaactgagtcaggtttgtaggcctccttgctcgcacacactttttcagttctgcccacagatttctataggattgaggtcatggctttgggaaggccactccaataccttgactttgttgtccttaagccattttgccaccgcTTTGGAAGTATGGTTAGagtattgtccatttggaagacccatttgcgaccaagctttaacttcctgattgatgtctgatgtcttgagatgttgcttcaatgtatccacataattttctttcctcatttcctccctcatgatgccatatattttgtgaagtacaccagtccctcctgcggcaaagcacccccacaacatgatgctgccacccccgcgcctcacggttgggatggtgttcttcttgcaagcctccccctgtttcctccaaacataacaatggtcattatggccaaacagttctatttttgtttcatcagaccagaggatatttctccaaaaagtacgatctttgtccccatgtgcagttgcaaaccgtagtctggcttttttatggcggttttggagcaatggcttctttcttgttgagcggcctttcaggttatgtcgatataggactcgttttacggtggatatagatacttttccacctgtttcctccagcatcttcacaaggtcctttgctgtttttctgggattgatgtgcacttttcgcaccaaagtacgttcatctctaggagacagaacgtgtctccttcctgagcggtatgacggctgcgtggtcccatggtgtttaaactcgCGTACTATTGTtgaaccttcaggtgtttggaaattgctcccaaggatgaaccagacttgtggaggtctacactttttttttctgggatcttggctgatttcttttgattttcccatgatgtcaagcaaagaggcactgagtttgaaggtaggccttgaaatacatccacaggtacaccttcaattgacttaaattatgtcaattagcctatcagaagcttctaaagccatgacatcattttctggaattttccaagctgttgacaggcacagtcaactttgtgtatgtaaacttctgacccactggaattgtgatagtgaaataatctgtctgtaaacaattgttggacaaataacttgtcatgcacaaagtagatgtcctaaccaacttgccaaaactatagtttattatcaagaaatttgtggagcggttgaaaaacgagttttaatgactccaacctaagtgtcacgtcctgaccagcagagggagtaattgtattagattttggtcaggacgtggcagtaggGTTGGGTTGTATGGtttttctagtatgtctgtttctttgttagtctgtgtggctcccggtcagaaacagctggttatcgttgttcctgattgggagtcatatattaggagtgtgtttttcacctggggtttgtgggttgttgtttttgcattgcattGGGTATAgcatgcaaaactgttcctggcgGTCGTTGTGGTCTTGTTTTTttttccttggtgttcacatttaaataaaatatgatgagcaagcaacccgctgcgtattggtccactttttccgACAGAGATTTCTCTATCTTCAGACGAAGAGGAGCGTTAcactaagtgtatgtgaacttccgacttcaactgtatgtacccattgattcttgaagaatacaaCTTTTAGCTtcgttcaactgtcgtacccaatCAGAACCtcgaatataagcttgttttactccaatgtttgtaaacaaagtaaatgtaaacaaacattatactgtatagCCACAACATGCGTAAAACTATAATTTTagtatccatagctctgtctatgaatttgagactggttacatttctccagccccatccctcagcttttcacCGAAACAGTGCCAAGGGCAtgcagtgaatggaatggtatcaaacaaatGGAAACTAGGTGTTTGATGTGCTTGagaccattccattgattccgttccagccattactatgagcccctCCTCCCCATTTAAAGTGCCACCAGCTACCACTGCTTTTAATGTAATATTAAAATGCAATCCAGGTGGTTAGGTTGTGCTATTatatgaagcacagtgataacacattaagttgttgtATAAACACAAATGATCTGACATTGTTTTTCAATTGGAACTTGGTTGTGCTTTTCGaaggctgtctttttgagtgggtgaatttGAACAAAATGTCCACCTTGAAATGTCGTAGTGTGCCAAGTGGGCTGAATCTGTTAGAGTGGTTACAGATATTCTGACTATGCCACACAAGAATTGTGCAGCAATGAATAATGCCGTGCTGACACTCATTTAGGCTAACAGTAAACCTCTTTAGTTGGCAGTAGAGGTATCAATAAATTCAATTCTATTAAGTGAAACATCTAATCTAAATGTACTAATTTCACAGGATTGCTATCTGTTGGATCAAGGTGGTATACGGATCTTTATCTGGAAAGGAAAGAAGGCTTCCAAGACAGAACGGTCCGAGACTTTGGATAAAGCAGAAGTGAGCTGCACCTCTTGACCTCTTGCTGTCCCCTGGATGCTTTTTAGTTGAATACAGGGGGTACTAAAATATCACCCCTCCTCTTTTTTTTGTACAACCCAGATACCAGATACTTAAACAAGTTAACCCTAAAAATCACCTGTATACCTGAAACACATCTTCCGGTCCTCGATCACAGATACACGCAATCACACACAATCACTTACCAATTTAACTCTCTCTGACACCCATATCTCTTTACCAACCTAATTTAagagtagtttttttttttaaaggaagggGAGTGATATTTTAGGACCCCTCTGTATTCAACTAAAAAGCGTCTTGTAATTCTAGGCATACAAGAAGGCGAAGGGCTACCCTATCTCCACCTACGTCGAGACGGTGAACGATGGCGCCGAGTCTGCCATGTTCAAGCAGCTGTTCCAGAGGTGGAGCGTGAAGGGTCAGACTGTGGGGATGGGGACCACAAACAGTCCAGGCAAAATTGGTGAGCAAGTCACACAAAAAAACACTGAATGAGTCAACATTGGTAtctctaaatgtttttttttttttacaatgcagCCAAGGTTGAGCAGATCAAGTTTGATGCTACTTCCATGCATGCAAGGCCTGACGTGGCTGCCCAGCAGAAAATGGTCGATGACGGAACAGGCGAAGCAGAGGTTGGTAACAACCTGTAAAAACTAGCTTTGACAAAATAATTATTCTGTATATCCAATGGATATCAACACTTCCCATTTTCCTCCAATCAGGTGTGGAGGTTAGAGGACAGTGAACTGGTACCTGTGGGCAGGAAGTGGTTGGGCCACTTCTATGGAGGCGACTGCTATCTCATCCTCTACAAATATGAAGTCAGCAACAGGAGTCACTACATACTATACATATGGCAGGTCAGAACACCCTACTATCCAACATTCCCTCTTTGGCATTATCGGCATAGCTCTCTGTCTGCCTGGCAATCAAGCTTTGATAATACCAGAAATGTTTTATATGAGCAGAGCTTAATTCCATGACTTAGTCTCTGGCTTGCTTGCTTTCCATGCAACCTTATGCAGAAAGGCACAGTAACTATGGTGTGTTTGATGTGTACAATGTAGGGTCGCCATGCGAGCACCGGAGAGCTGGCTGCCTCTGCTTTCCAAGCCGTGAACATCGACCAGCAGTACAACGGTGAGCCAGTTCAGGTCCGAGTGCCCATGGGGAAAGAACCACTCCACCTCATGGCCATATTCAAGGGCAAGATGGTGGTCTATGAGGTAGGCTCTTCATGGTATTCCTTTGTCTCATCTTACAAGAGGTGACTGAAATATGAGACCACATAGATCTTATTCAATCACGAGACAAATTAAAAAAGTCCTAATTATGTTTGACATCCTCTGGTTCCATCTTGGTGATTGGAATCTCACCATGAATGTTATCCTATCTCATCAAGATTGTAATCACGGTTTGCAGGAGGGGAGCTCCAGGGCCAACTCTACACATGCCCAGCCGGCAGTTCGTCTCTTCCACATCCACGGCACCAACGAGTTCAACACCCGTGCCATCGAAGTGCCAGCACGCTCCTCATCCCTCAACTCCAACGACGTCTTTGTGCTCAGCACTGACACTTTCTGCTATCTGTGGTACGGAAAGGTAAGCACCATTTCAGAGAAACGCCATAAACTTGTAATCCAGGTTTGACAATGTAACAGTTCTCCAGTTAAGCACTGATGAGGAGAGTACAAGGGCTGTACCTAGTTATGCGACAGGTATGACTCTTATCCCTTGCAGGGCTGTAGTGGTGATGAGCGAGAGATGGGAAAATCCCTGGCAGACATTATCTCCAGGAGGGAAAAACATGTAATCGCAGAGGGCCAGGAGCCAGCTAACTTCTGGGTCAATCTGGGAGGCAAGACCCAGTATGCCAACAGCAAGAGGTACCACACTTGATCCCTTGGTTTTATAGTTCCCTAAGGGCCCTATTCAACTGAACTCAGTTAGcgagtttaaatgtaatttattCAAAAACCCATTGTACTAGACAGCAAAACACTGTCTAGTACAATGTAACTGAAAATGACATCCCCTTCTGATGCCTTCTGCCTGGATCGTCTGTGGTCTCTACCAAGGCTTCAGGAAGAGCACAACAACATCACCCCACGTCTCTTCGAGTGCTCCAATCAGACAGGCCGCTTCCTGGCCACGGAGGTCACCAACTTTAACCAGGACGACCTGGACGAAGATGACATCATGCTGCTGGACATCTGGGATATGGTGAATATCTGACTTTTTAACCCTGGAATCCAAACTGATGTGCTGTGTTTCCCCGTTGTTTCAGTTTGGTCTTCAGGcatgatactactgtactgtctttTGGTCGTCTCTATcaattagtgctgagcgattagtgctttttgggGTTGGTTTGGTTTCAGTTAGATTATCAAGAAATAACCACGGTTTTCCATTTCGGTTTTCGATTACTTGGGTTGAATGCTGAAACACAGAACAAAACAATGAATAAGTTCCATAATGGTAGTGACTTCTCATTACTGCTTATTCCTTTATTAACCATAATTTATTCACATGACttcataaaatatttcagttgagGTGTATATTACatatgttttatttgatgactttattatttcactccaagtcatcatctcatctctatagagctgctgcctatgctgtctgacaaaatcactattttgtagatcttcaaagtaaataaggcatacttttatgactgctgaataccaactataaATCACTTTGataatgtattttcaggtagagatgccTCGCGAAGCAACAGCTGCTCGCTATGTGCCCTCACGATTGTGCATTCTTGTCCCTTCCGTATCAGGCtaaaagaaacacagaccggaaaagattatggtcattgtagttatttATCACGCTTTGTGCACTAAACTAGGTAGATTATTGGACTGTTGGAAACTTCAAcaccctactacatcgcacagttgaGGCtagatctgatttatctctagagaaactgcaatgtgcgcattgagctcacaaaaaaatggaattcaaataattgaaccgctgtcagtcaattagttgttttaaaaaacaaaaataaaagacatttcggttaatcgctcagcactaccatCAATCTACGATCTGGAGGTTTGGTTCTTTAAAAACACAAgaggtcctcttcctcctcaggtgTTCCTGTGGTTGGGCAAGGGAGCTAATCAAATAGAGAAGGAGAATGTGGTCCCCACGGCACATGAGTACCTGAGGACCCACCCAGGTGGTCGAAGTTTGGACACCCCCATCGTGCTGGTCAAACAGGGCTTTGAGCCTCCCACCTTCACAGGCTGGTTCCACGCCTGGGACCCACACATGTGGAGTGTATGTAGCATGCTTTGTAGTCAGGATAATTATGAGATGATAATAAATATTGTAAGAGGGTCAAATACGTATGACAAGCCTAACAATGCATTCTAACTGCATAATGATGCATTACACCGCTTGGCTTCAGGCAGTGTTACCAAAGTCTCTTTACTCATGGCACAAAAGATTGAATTAAACAAGCTGCTTTGCTTTCTATATCTACAGGGAGGGAAATCCTACCAGGAGTTGAAGGCTGAGCTTGGGGATGCCACTGACATCATCCAGATCACCGTGGTGAGTCTCTAATCCACCAATAAAGTTCCCAAAGGTCTAGCTACCATTTGACCAGGTGTTCTAACCTAGCCCAGTCATTTACAAACAATTATTGCATCATCATAGAAACCACAGTCAGATATTATTTTCTGCTCTGGTTAAATGAATGgtctgttgtctgtttatggCTACAGGACAGAACCACATTCAACTCCACTCAAAAGAACTCCAAGAACATTGGAGAACCACTGCTGTCCCCCACCGTTGGGGCCACCTTCCCTGCAGACAAGCTGTTGAACCGCCAGACAGAGGACCTGCCCGATGGGGTTGACCCCACCAAGAAGGAGGTAAAATAACAATGGATCTCCATGATTGGTCTCTCGCCAGTCTGTACTTCAGTGTAGCTGTCAGCTAAATTCCTGATTATTGTAGTCAGTCACTCATCTATTTTAACATGTACTATACCATACCTCGATCTTTTCCAGGAGTATCTGTCCAATGATGACTTTGCTCTGATCCTGGGTGTGTCCCGGGTAGAGTTCTACTCCATGCCCACCTGGAAGCAGCAGAATCTGAAGAAAGAGAAGGGTCTGTTCTAGGAGAAGAATATCTACACCTCAGGTCTCATTTTGACAGCGTAAAATGGCAGCGTGCTGTTGTCAAATCACACTGTATCTCCTCAAATACTCTCCTGGGAATCTATTTCATAGGGAGTTTGGAATGCAAGAACTATATATATCTTAATTCTATATCTTGGATTTGCACCGTTATTCGTGCATCCTTAAACTCCAGAAATATTGCCCCTGCGTAGACTTTGCATCATTCCAAATTAGATCCACTAAAACAAAAGTATAGGGAGAATTTCAGACATGGTTAACACTAGCACTGTTTTTTTGAGGTGTCAAAATTAGGCCCCTTGTGTTTTGTCATCTAGCCTTGCAATTCACACATTCTCAGATTGACTAACAGTAGGTTAGTTATCAAATTATTGCGccttaggatttttttttttttttttgtgaaatgtTGCTGTTGTAATTTAAATAATCAAGTTAGGAAGAGGAAAAGTGTAGGTGATAGGAATAATTATATACGATTTGTTATCTGAGATTTATCATAGGCACAGTAAGCAGCACCTTTCCCCTGAATTGCTACTTGTGTCACTGAATTCTACCTGGATATGTAATGTAGGTGTCAAGCATTTAAGATTAAGCAGGAGATGATATTGGTTCTATACTTTATTTTCACAATGAGCCTTAACATTGAAAATGTATCTTTGTACTGCCAATATTCAGAGGACCGCAAGGGCTTAGTTATATGTTGTAATGCAGAAATATAAAGATGAGTTACTTCATATGCTTTATAATATACATGTTTAGATCTAATGTATCAATGAAATTCAAGATTGTCAAATGGGGATAGCTACTGCGGTATTTCGTTTTTGCTATGTTGGATAAACACAGATTAATATGTCTTTATATGAAGACCCTTCAGATGCCATGCTGAATGGCAGTCAATAAAGATAATATTCCCCCCTttgtttaacttgttatggatagggggcagtattttcacggcaggataaaaaacgtaaccgatttaatctgattattactcctgcccagaaactagaatatgcatataattattagctttggatagagaacactccaaagtttctaaaactgtttgaatggtgtctgtgagtataacagaactaatttggcagaccaaaacctgagaagattccaaacaggaagcgccctttctgactatttcttggcctttttgatcatctctatccaaaacaggggatctctgctgtaacgtgacattttctaacgctcccataggctctcagaaggcgccagaacgttgaatgatgacttttgcaggccatggctgaaaaacagtagcgaatttggatagtggtcgatctgagaacaatgagactgggggcgcgtgcacgagacgactccatgtttttattttttcgtctttgaatgaaaacagggtttcccggtcggaatattattgcttttttacgagaaaaatcgcataaaaattgattttaaacagcatttgacatgcttcgaagtacggtaatggaatattttgacattttttgtcacgaaacgcgtcgggcgcgtcacccttctttacccttcggatagtgtcttgaacacacgaacaaaacgccgctatttggatataactatggattatttggaaccaaaccaacatttgttattgaagtagaagtcctgggagtgcattctgacgaagaacagcaaaggtaatccaatttttcttatagtaaatctgagtttggtgagtaccaaacttggtgggtgtcaaaatagctagccatgatggccgggctatctactcagaatattgcaaaatgtgctttcaccgaaaagctattttaaaatcggacatagcgattgcataaaggagttctgtatctataattcttaaaataatttatgttttttgtgaacgtttatcgtgagtaatttagtaaattcaccggaagtgttcggtgggaatgctagttctgaacgtcacatgctaatgtaaaaagctggtttttgctataaatatgaacttgattgaacaaaacatgcatgtattgtataacataatgtcctaggagtgtcatctgatgaagatcatcaaaggttagtgctgcatttagctgtggttttgttttttgtgacattatatgctagcttgaaaaatgggtgtctgattatttctggctgggtactctgctgacataatctaatgttttgctttcgctgtaaagcctttttgaaatcggacagtgtggttagataaaggagagtcttgtctttaaaatggtgtaaaatagtaatatgtttgaaaaattgaagttttgggatttttgaggaatttgtcattcgcgccacgcctatcattggatattggagcagatgttccgctagcggaacgtctagatgtaagaggtttttaagTTCAATACCTTCAGCAAATCATAATAACTAAAATTGGATGTGAAAAGAAATAGCAAAGTGTGGTAAAATACAGTTATTAATCAGTTCCCATGCTTTAAAAAAACGGTTCTGTTCCGTAACAGTATAAATCACTTTCGTTTCCAGTTCAGATTCTGTTCGTCTAATAatttctctgttctgttccctgaaccggttccaactcCTGCCTTTACTTGTATAAAAGCTGTGGATAGAAACGTGGTTAATTGACATACACTCTGAATGGCCTGAATGATAAATCCCATATcagtctttcacagtcaggccaacccctGTACTGTGCAAGTAGGCTATAGGTAGGCCTACTATTGAAACTGTAAAattttgtgagggtcttaggagcCCTAGACGAATTTcttaagcctcctgaggttgaagaggtgc
The DNA window shown above is from Salmo salar chromosome ssa25, Ssal_v3.1, whole genome shotgun sequence and carries:
- the LOC106586127 gene encoding villin-1 isoform X1, which codes for MPQMQVKTQVAKLLNKTTPGLQIWRIEDMEMVPFPSKAYGQFYEGDSYVVLYTNKMRSSFTYDLHYWLGKATSHDEQGAAAIYTTMMDEHLGGMAVQHREAQGYESDTFRGYFKKGIIYKSGGVASGMKQVETNTYNIRRLLHVKGRKHVVAGEVDMSWSSFNKGDVFLLDLGNLIIQWNGPKSNRMERLKGMTLAKDIRDRERGGRAQVSVVEGDDEKSSEEAMKLMKQHLGETRRDIRDSIASDDVVEQKLRSSVKLFHISDAQGNLVVQEVAVKPLSQDLLNHEDCYLLDQGGIRIFIWKGKKASKTERSETLDKAEAYKKAKGYPISTYVETVNDGAESAMFKQLFQRWSVKGQTVGMGTTNSPGKIAKVEQIKFDATSMHARPDVAAQQKMVDDGTGEAEVWRLEDSELVPVGRKWLGHFYGGDCYLILYKYEVSNRSHYILYIWQGRHASTGELAASAFQAVNIDQQYNGEPVQVRVPMGKEPLHLMAIFKGKMVVYEEGSSRANSTHAQPAVRLFHIHGTNEFNTRAIEVPARSSSLNSNDVFVLSTDTFCYLWYGKGCSGDEREMGKSLADIISRREKHVIAEGQEPANFWVNLGGKTQYANSKRLQEEHNNITPRLFECSNQTGRFLATEVTNFNQDDLDEDDIMLLDIWDMVFLWLGKGANQIEKENVVPTAHEYLRTHPGGRSLDTPIVLVKQGFEPPTFTGWFHAWDPHMWSGGKSYQELKAELGDATDIIQITVDRTTFNSTQKNSKNIGEPLLSPTVGATFPADKLLNRQTEDLPDGVDPTKKEEYLSNDDFALILGVSRVEFYSMPTWKQQNLKKEKGLF
- the LOC106586127 gene encoding villin-1 isoform X2, whose translation is MEMVPFPSKAYGQFYEGDSYVVLYTNKMRSSFTYDLHYWLGKATSHDEQGAAAIYTTMMDEHLGGMAVQHREAQGYESDTFRGYFKKGIIYKSGGVASGMKQVETNTYNIRRLLHVKGRKHVVAGEVDMSWSSFNKGDVFLLDLGNLIIQWNGPKSNRMERLKGMTLAKDIRDRERGGRAQVSVVEGDDEKSSEEAMKLMKQHLGETRRDIRDSIASDDVVEQKLRSSVKLFHISDAQGNLVVQEVAVKPLSQDLLNHEDCYLLDQGGIRIFIWKGKKASKTERSETLDKAEAYKKAKGYPISTYVETVNDGAESAMFKQLFQRWSVKGQTVGMGTTNSPGKIAKVEQIKFDATSMHARPDVAAQQKMVDDGTGEAEVWRLEDSELVPVGRKWLGHFYGGDCYLILYKYEVSNRSHYILYIWQGRHASTGELAASAFQAVNIDQQYNGEPVQVRVPMGKEPLHLMAIFKGKMVVYEEGSSRANSTHAQPAVRLFHIHGTNEFNTRAIEVPARSSSLNSNDVFVLSTDTFCYLWYGKGCSGDEREMGKSLADIISRREKHVIAEGQEPANFWVNLGGKTQYANSKRLQEEHNNITPRLFECSNQTGRFLATEVTNFNQDDLDEDDIMLLDIWDMVFLWLGKGANQIEKENVVPTAHEYLRTHPGGRSLDTPIVLVKQGFEPPTFTGWFHAWDPHMWSGGKSYQELKAELGDATDIIQITVDRTTFNSTQKNSKNIGEPLLSPTVGATFPADKLLNRQTEDLPDGVDPTKKEEYLSNDDFALILGVSRVEFYSMPTWKQQNLKKEKGLF